A DNA window from Acidimicrobiia bacterium contains the following coding sequences:
- a CDS encoding PKD domain-containing protein, with amino-acid sequence MTSLGLCVTLLASVLTIAESTSTTRPAGAEQPTLEAADLPPPPPACPPGTGQQEEEPFEEAVGCVLTEAGFTASVDPAVARVGDVIVITADEPPMQSCWKTNAQGVLQQKTAAELGGNPCWWDAGRVDFRYVDETGDDRPFAATDGTGAPNCPDIPGPITLPELLRSCIEINDRPPPLQNHRSQWIAARVEFEYSPLPYVAPKQSVWSETLFEIVWDDGPSAVCEVLPSPTVPGYVEFDGSSSTDPVGNGLVYEWDFGDGTTQPPPAPQFTNHTYTRPGSFTATLTVTDGNFTSDSVECDSYDAEAPQLGVGLAFPGIDLPLFSPGDTVPVRVSLSATEGVGDLSNVVFIGDPLAVAPDAALTMVSGPDPDDLPGPDGLTLAPGEEVSFDYEFEAAQPGDFTVSSTAFGNDARGFAVGPVVGERNGRIGALEVTVTADPDTVDLEEREDESGPEPQDVNVTVEVTNPFDTPVDDVTLRVEKPQLVTDVVPPLGYEAFTYLVPSDPPEPDDPKPGDPGDIELDDPIPPGGTITHELPGRALNAGTVDLGVVVTGSVAQDEGPALNVTGGGTGRLEIGADVKLFFDAEVDEDSVGPGPGGAGGQWVVGGQEWRIVGTMENRTHDETIEIGVLPLLTGNAHYAVPIPHLETPPDEECGIGVIRQLGPGEEIEFAAPVRTVLDGGTRGTVGYQPTGAVVEDDGTKTPLTEEEILVAAGADEHEVSVDTRDRVPESSVGQVVWTYGEATVNTFADLAGGMGLMAIQATAFLLQPWEWLPAFRTASDKTAEYVYEVHENLSPTDREAWLNSWASALALSTGMALTDARDAVDAHALASFTELSTAWETGDSAAVAQWWGRQTGAAPDVALQALSEAYGVCKLIARSTPWARSALAAKEARVVSELEALGPAPRAADIPTGAPLVYETHGRNTFGIDRVMNGKVQDFVDEFGIAIGARRRGPGSIAKIEAGTHGPKPFHLKAKNTSQADVDFLGFLDDIDTVAIKEPPLRGEVIAQLDALDASPDLRAQVIAQHKVRMEEWYGKGVDMFTGTGGDFATSHRAKWVEFGRKGIPMPSEGAPLNYTTNVSAGRSLPPDTSLYETRVPFDYDTVVGADGRAQWIAKIDRGDGLKPQTGDMDMMFVAQEDLALLSEARRIEFYERAHELGFEHVEPASWNDPAGRNGYMIAHSVNTPGSEAMYTWMPNAAPRATRFDPQHSWFDLSDQTKSVGRLYMRGANVKLVSEEPGEFPPIPETDAASGGYINPKTIYLIDPNCPGGGGDAPSGGSSVVLRAAQEENLCRVVFDRDPDAVILRQNDAGDLEIWTEEDGWQPYPPGAVGGSAVLPTLSPSVAGVFDDGALHLLPQSVSTEGAAAGEDRVEIAGFDDLDLEDGVDEWFAEGDRVVIDPGADNEEYATIAGFGSLVFEAPLQYDHAPGEIIAVVELADTGGPGGPGGPGGPGGPGSGGGGAGGGSAGGGSAGTAGEGGPGAAGVRGATDAAAATSGEDAASGSLPFTGAGLVRFLVFVGLGLLLLGTVLAPRNRRGTHSL; translated from the coding sequence GTGACGTCGCTCGGCCTGTGCGTGACGCTGCTCGCCAGCGTGCTCACGATCGCAGAGTCGACCTCGACAACTCGACCGGCCGGCGCCGAGCAACCCACCCTCGAGGCGGCCGACCTCCCACCACCTCCGCCGGCGTGCCCACCGGGCACGGGCCAGCAGGAGGAGGAGCCGTTCGAGGAGGCCGTCGGCTGCGTGCTCACTGAGGCCGGGTTCACGGCCAGCGTCGACCCCGCGGTGGCGCGGGTCGGCGACGTGATCGTGATCACCGCAGACGAGCCGCCGATGCAGTCCTGCTGGAAGACCAACGCCCAGGGTGTCCTGCAACAGAAGACGGCCGCCGAGCTGGGCGGGAACCCGTGTTGGTGGGACGCAGGACGCGTCGACTTCCGCTACGTCGACGAGACGGGCGACGATCGGCCCTTCGCGGCCACGGATGGCACCGGTGCACCCAACTGCCCCGACATCCCGGGGCCGATCACGCTGCCGGAGCTGTTGCGCTCGTGCATCGAGATCAACGATCGCCCCCCGCCGCTCCAGAATCACCGCAGCCAGTGGATCGCGGCGCGCGTGGAGTTCGAATACAGCCCGTTGCCCTACGTGGCCCCCAAGCAGTCGGTCTGGAGCGAGACGCTGTTCGAGATCGTCTGGGACGACGGACCATCTGCGGTCTGCGAGGTGCTGCCGTCGCCCACCGTGCCGGGATACGTCGAGTTCGACGGCTCGAGCTCAACCGATCCGGTCGGCAACGGGCTGGTCTACGAGTGGGACTTCGGCGACGGGACGACGCAGCCGCCGCCCGCGCCGCAGTTCACCAACCACACCTACACCCGGCCGGGCAGCTTCACCGCTACGTTGACGGTGACCGACGGCAACTTCACCAGCGATTCGGTGGAGTGCGATTCGTACGACGCCGAAGCACCACAACTCGGTGTGGGTCTTGCGTTCCCTGGCATCGATTTGCCGTTGTTCTCTCCGGGGGACACGGTGCCGGTGCGCGTGTCGTTGAGTGCGACCGAGGGCGTCGGTGACCTCTCGAACGTCGTCTTCATCGGCGACCCGCTCGCCGTGGCGCCGGATGCGGCGTTGACGATGGTGTCGGGACCGGATCCGGACGACCTGCCGGGTCCCGACGGGCTCACGCTCGCGCCAGGGGAGGAGGTGAGCTTCGACTACGAGTTCGAGGCCGCTCAGCCGGGTGACTTCACGGTCAGCTCGACGGCGTTCGGCAACGACGCGCGGGGCTTCGCGGTCGGCCCGGTCGTGGGGGAGCGCAACGGACGTATCGGCGCGCTGGAGGTGACGGTGACAGCCGATCCCGACACGGTCGACCTCGAGGAGAGGGAGGACGAGTCGGGTCCCGAGCCCCAGGACGTGAACGTGACGGTGGAGGTCACCAACCCCTTCGACACGCCGGTCGACGACGTGACGCTGCGGGTGGAGAAGCCGCAGCTGGTCACCGACGTGGTGCCGCCGCTCGGCTACGAGGCGTTCACCTATCTCGTGCCCTCCGATCCGCCGGAGCCCGACGACCCCAAGCCGGGTGATCCGGGCGACATCGAGCTCGACGACCCGATCCCGCCGGGTGGGACGATCACCCACGAGCTCCCGGGCCGGGCGCTGAACGCCGGCACCGTGGACCTGGGTGTGGTCGTGACCGGTTCGGTCGCCCAGGACGAGGGCCCTGCACTCAACGTCACCGGGGGCGGCACGGGCCGGCTCGAGATCGGTGCCGACGTGAAGCTGTTCTTCGACGCCGAGGTCGACGAGGACAGTGTGGGTCCCGGCCCCGGCGGGGCCGGGGGCCAGTGGGTGGTCGGCGGCCAGGAGTGGCGGATCGTCGGCACGATGGAGAACCGCACCCACGACGAGACGATCGAGATCGGGGTGTTGCCGTTGCTCACGGGCAACGCCCACTACGCGGTACCGATCCCGCATCTCGAGACACCGCCCGACGAGGAGTGCGGCATCGGCGTCATCCGCCAACTCGGCCCGGGTGAGGAGATCGAGTTCGCGGCGCCGGTCCGCACGGTCCTCGACGGCGGCACTCGGGGCACGGTCGGGTACCAGCCGACCGGGGCGGTCGTCGAGGACGACGGCACCAAGACTCCGCTGACCGAGGAGGAGATCCTCGTCGCTGCGGGTGCCGACGAGCACGAGGTGTCGGTCGATACCCGTGACCGGGTGCCCGAGTCGTCGGTCGGCCAGGTCGTGTGGACCTACGGCGAGGCGACCGTGAACACGTTCGCCGACCTGGCGGGCGGCATGGGCCTGATGGCCATCCAGGCCACCGCGTTCCTGCTGCAACCCTGGGAGTGGCTGCCGGCGTTCCGGACGGCGAGCGACAAGACGGCCGAGTACGTCTACGAGGTGCACGAGAACCTGAGCCCGACCGACCGGGAGGCGTGGCTGAACAGCTGGGCGTCGGCTCTGGCGCTGTCGACGGGGATGGCGCTGACGGACGCGCGTGATGCCGTGGACGCCCACGCGCTGGCGTCGTTCACGGAGTTGTCGACCGCCTGGGAGACCGGTGACTCGGCGGCCGTGGCGCAGTGGTGGGGCCGTCAGACCGGCGCGGCGCCCGACGTCGCGTTGCAGGCGCTCAGCGAAGCCTACGGCGTGTGCAAGCTGATCGCCCGGAGCACACCGTGGGCGCGTAGCGCTCTTGCGGCCAAGGAGGCACGGGTCGTCTCGGAGCTCGAGGCGCTCGGCCCCGCGCCCCGCGCTGCCGACATCCCCACCGGCGCGCCGCTCGTCTACGAGACCCACGGCCGCAACACGTTCGGCATCGACCGGGTCATGAACGGCAAGGTCCAGGACTTCGTCGACGAGTTCGGCATCGCGATCGGCGCGCGCCGGCGCGGGCCCGGTTCGATCGCCAAGATCGAGGCGGGAACCCACGGGCCGAAGCCGTTCCACCTCAAGGCGAAGAACACCTCGCAGGCCGACGTCGATTTCCTGGGGTTCCTCGACGACATCGACACGGTCGCGATCAAGGAACCGCCGCTGCGTGGTGAGGTGATCGCACAGCTCGACGCGCTCGACGCGAGCCCGGACCTGCGCGCGCAGGTGATCGCCCAGCACAAGGTGCGCATGGAGGAGTGGTACGGCAAGGGCGTCGACATGTTCACCGGCACCGGCGGGGACTTCGCAACGAGCCACCGGGCGAAGTGGGTGGAGTTCGGACGCAAGGGCATTCCGATGCCGAGCGAGGGAGCACCGCTCAACTACACGACCAATGTCTCGGCGGGTCGGTCGCTCCCGCCCGACACGTCGCTCTACGAGACCCGTGTGCCGTTCGACTACGACACCGTTGTGGGCGCCGACGGCCGCGCCCAGTGGATCGCCAAGATCGACCGGGGCGACGGCCTCAAACCGCAGACCGGTGACATGGACATGATGTTCGTGGCCCAGGAAGACCTCGCGCTGCTGTCGGAGGCGCGACGCATCGAGTTCTACGAGCGAGCCCACGAGCTCGGCTTCGAGCACGTCGAGCCGGCCTCGTGGAACGACCCGGCCGGGCGCAACGGCTACATGATCGCGCATTCGGTGAACACGCCGGGCTCGGAGGCGATGTACACCTGGATGCCGAACGCCGCGCCTCGTGCGACGCGCTTCGATCCCCAGCACAGCTGGTTCGACCTCTCCGACCAGACCAAGTCCGTCGGGCGGCTCTACATGCGCGGGGCGAACGTGAAGCTCGTCTCGGAGGAACCGGGGGAGTTCCCGCCGATCCCGGAGACCGACGCCGCCTCGGGTGGCTACATCAACCCCAAGACGATCTACCTCATCGACCCGAACTGCCCCGGAGGTGGCGGCGACGCCCCTTCCGGAGGTTCGTCGGTGGTGCTGCGCGCGGCGCAGGAGGAGAATCTCTGCCGGGTGGTCTTCGACCGGGACCCCGACGCGGTGATCCTGCGCCAGAACGACGCCGGTGATCTCGAGATCTGGACCGAGGAGGACGGCTGGCAGCCCTACCCGCCCGGCGCCGTGGGCGGCTCGGCCGTCCTGCCCACGCTTTCACCGTCGGTCGCCGGCGTCTTCGACGACGGGGCGCTGCATCTCCTTCCCCAGAGTGTGAGCACAGAAGGGGCGGCGGCCGGCGAGGACCGCGTCGAGATCGCCGGCTTCGACGACCTCGACCTCGAGGACGGCGTCGACGAGTGGTTCGCCGAAGGTGACCGCGTCGTGATCGACCCCGGTGCCGACAACGAGGAGTACGCCACGATTGCCGGCTTCGGCTCATTGGTCTTCGAGGCGCCGTTGCAGTACGACCACGCCCCCGGCGAGATCATCGCCGTCGTCGAGCTCGCCGACACCGGCGGCCCGGGCGGCCCGGGCGGCCCCGGAGGTCCGGGTGGGCCCGGGAGCGGCGGCGGAGGAGCCGGTGGAGGGTCGGCCGGTGGAGGCTCGGCCGGGACCGCCGGAGAAGGCGGCCCGGGAGCGGCTGGAGTCCGCGGGGCGACCGACGCTGCTGCTGCGACGTCCGGAGAGGACGCCGCATCGGGTTCCCTGCCCTTCACCGGTGCCGGGCTGGTCCGCTTCCTCGTGTTCGTGGGTCTCGGCCTTCTGCTGCTCGGCACCGTCCTGGCGCCACGCAACCGGAGGGGCACCCACTCTCTGTGA
- a CDS encoding AAA family ATPase, whose amino-acid sequence MAQDFSLSVLGPVNLERAGPDGTTERVPLRPKERAVLAAIGLHHPRPSTTDRIVDLIWPDAPPATARKAVQNHVLRIRRAAGDGCLDTVDGAYTLGPHVGLDTDALTSSVGEAATAQRQHDRALRRRHLEAALECFGGEPFTDLPESPETATARRRLGDLRADAEEGLADALVGQDLHHEAIELLTDLTEDQPYRERRWWLLMLAQYRAGRRRDALATFAAAREKLVTGAGIEPGDDLRRLERLIATDDPALMTPAILHTGPGIGVDAAQHSEQFVGRDAEMERLTSLFEEVLRGSPRFAVLEGESGIGKTTLAHEFGARVGDRARVVWGPCDAAPTTPLQPFGRALDELIEAHSSDLPAWLSDDPAPLAAIVPRLAERLDARPDDIGDAGRYRLFDAVADALVAAAAQQPLVVILDDFHLTPPTTRRLVSRCLESRAPLLLLATWRATPGSLTFADATDHDLRAEVVTLGGLPESAVIGWLRSTVGNDQDVTDVAHWVHWQTGGNPLFVRELTAMLLERGAFDRDRTPSSFQPPEGVPDALREVLLDRVRGLAADTVAFLRAASVLGTRFRPRDLKALVDASPSRQIAEATRAGILRAGRSGDEVEFTHDLLRRALYDTLSEGARIELHDLAAQAAESDEHPDDAAKVAEIAWHRLAAAPIDPLAAVTAARRAGDAAMELYAFDEAARFYEGARATADSEAGRAADAEADKTRCELTILRGDALRRAGDPANVDLLTDAAECAESLGDADLLTRAALGLCQLGATTEAGDTHQRAAHVAERALEIATSPHLRAEVAGAASLVLSLSGRPERCRELFERAEREARSTGDPEVLGAVLPYAYLALAEPGDLDRRSEIAQEVLRLGTRRRHLPTEWEGHQLAFSVQLVRGDPAFSDSYGKLAALTDVVREPTRMWAESYLGAVVAHVRGELDRAETLITESLEFAGPVAPSRVLATYGAELLGLRAQQQRLGELADTVSDLVDEQPGLPAWHAALAWIAAANGDTATAIREFDLLAADDFAMLPRDFTWTAGMYALGKAVAGVGDPVRARVVLRALEPHSGLMSWFGTGTYGPLDQVVGECAATAGDTAAARRHLGKAGEMAQALGAPLFEAEATAALAQLPGD is encoded by the coding sequence GTGGCGCAGGATTTCTCCCTCTCCGTGCTCGGACCGGTCAACCTCGAACGGGCGGGCCCGGACGGCACGACCGAGCGCGTGCCGCTGCGCCCCAAGGAACGGGCCGTCCTGGCGGCGATCGGGCTCCACCACCCCCGGCCGTCGACCACCGACCGGATCGTCGACCTGATCTGGCCCGACGCGCCGCCCGCCACCGCCCGCAAGGCCGTGCAGAACCACGTGCTGCGCATCCGACGCGCCGCGGGGGACGGGTGTCTCGACACCGTCGACGGCGCCTACACGCTCGGCCCGCACGTCGGGCTCGACACCGATGCGCTCACCTCCTCTGTCGGTGAGGCGGCCACGGCCCAGCGCCAGCACGACCGGGCGCTGCGGCGCCGGCACCTCGAGGCGGCGCTCGAGTGCTTCGGCGGTGAGCCGTTCACGGACCTCCCCGAGAGCCCCGAGACCGCCACCGCGCGCCGCCGCCTCGGTGATCTCCGGGCCGACGCCGAGGAAGGGCTCGCCGACGCGCTCGTCGGCCAGGACCTGCACCACGAGGCCATCGAGCTGCTCACCGACCTCACCGAGGATCAGCCCTACCGCGAACGACGCTGGTGGCTGCTGATGCTCGCCCAGTACCGCGCGGGCCGTCGACGCGACGCCCTCGCGACCTTCGCCGCGGCACGCGAAAAGCTCGTCACCGGAGCGGGGATCGAGCCCGGTGACGACCTGCGCCGCCTCGAGCGGCTCATCGCCACCGACGACCCGGCCCTCATGACGCCGGCGATCCTCCACACCGGTCCCGGCATCGGAGTCGACGCCGCCCAGCACTCCGAGCAGTTCGTGGGACGCGACGCCGAGATGGAGCGGCTCACGTCGCTCTTCGAGGAGGTCCTCCGGGGTTCACCACGCTTCGCGGTGCTGGAGGGTGAGTCGGGGATCGGGAAGACGACGCTCGCCCACGAGTTCGGCGCGCGTGTGGGCGACCGGGCCCGCGTCGTGTGGGGCCCGTGCGACGCGGCTCCGACGACCCCGCTCCAGCCCTTCGGCCGCGCGCTCGACGAGCTCATCGAGGCCCACAGCAGTGATCTCCCGGCGTGGCTCTCGGACGATCCCGCACCTCTGGCGGCCATCGTCCCCCGCCTCGCCGAGCGCCTCGATGCACGGCCCGACGACATCGGCGATGCCGGGCGCTACCGCCTCTTCGACGCTGTGGCGGACGCGCTCGTCGCCGCGGCGGCTCAACAGCCACTGGTCGTCATACTCGACGACTTCCACCTGACACCTCCCACGACACGCCGCCTCGTGAGTCGCTGCCTGGAGTCGCGGGCACCGCTCCTGCTGCTCGCGACCTGGCGTGCCACCCCGGGCTCTCTCACGTTCGCCGATGCCACCGACCACGACCTGCGCGCCGAGGTCGTCACACTCGGCGGACTCCCCGAGAGCGCCGTCATCGGGTGGCTCCGTTCGACCGTGGGGAACGACCAGGACGTGACCGACGTCGCGCACTGGGTCCACTGGCAGACCGGCGGGAACCCCCTGTTCGTCCGCGAGCTCACCGCCATGCTCCTCGAACGTGGCGCCTTCGACCGCGATCGGACCCCGTCGAGCTTCCAGCCACCCGAGGGGGTTCCCGACGCCCTGCGCGAGGTGCTCCTCGACCGCGTGCGCGGCCTGGCGGCCGACACGGTGGCGTTCCTCCGGGCGGCGTCCGTGCTCGGCACACGGTTCCGACCCCGCGACCTCAAGGCGCTCGTCGACGCGAGCCCCTCGCGCCAGATCGCCGAGGCCACGCGTGCCGGCATCCTGAGAGCCGGACGGTCGGGCGACGAGGTGGAGTTCACCCACGACCTCCTCCGTCGTGCGCTCTACGACACGCTGTCCGAGGGGGCGCGGATCGAGCTCCACGATCTCGCCGCGCAGGCCGCAGAGTCCGATGAGCATCCCGACGACGCGGCGAAGGTCGCGGAGATCGCCTGGCACCGGCTCGCCGCCGCGCCCATCGACCCCCTCGCTGCGGTGACCGCTGCCAGGAGGGCCGGCGATGCCGCGATGGAGCTCTATGCCTTCGACGAGGCCGCGAGGTTCTACGAAGGCGCACGCGCGACCGCCGACTCGGAGGCCGGTCGCGCGGCTGACGCCGAGGCCGACAAGACGCGTTGTGAGCTCACGATCCTGCGCGGCGACGCTCTCCGGCGAGCGGGCGACCCGGCCAACGTCGACCTCCTCACCGATGCGGCCGAGTGTGCCGAGTCACTCGGCGATGCTGATCTCCTCACCCGAGCGGCGCTTGGTCTGTGTCAGCTGGGTGCCACGACCGAGGCCGGCGACACGCATCAGCGGGCGGCACACGTCGCCGAGCGTGCTCTCGAGATCGCAACCTCACCCCACCTGCGTGCCGAGGTGGCCGGTGCCGCGAGCCTCGTCCTGAGTCTCTCCGGTCGACCCGAGCGTTGCCGTGAGCTGTTCGAGCGGGCCGAACGAGAGGCCCGCTCGACGGGAGACCCCGAGGTACTCGGCGCCGTCCTCCCTTACGCCTACCTGGCGCTCGCCGAGCCCGGGGACCTCGATCGCAGGAGCGAGATCGCCCAGGAGGTGCTTCGTCTCGGTACCCGGCGTCGGCATCTCCCAACAGAGTGGGAGGGCCACCAGCTTGCCTTCTCCGTCCAGCTCGTACGTGGCGATCCGGCGTTCAGCGACTCCTACGGGAAGCTCGCCGCGCTCACCGATGTCGTGCGTGAGCCGACGCGCATGTGGGCCGAGTCGTACCTCGGAGCGGTGGTGGCGCACGTCCGCGGTGAGCTCGACCGCGCCGAGACGCTCATCACGGAGAGCCTCGAGTTCGCCGGGCCCGTCGCACCTTCGCGCGTGCTCGCGACCTACGGCGCCGAGCTCCTCGGACTCCGTGCCCAGCAGCAGCGGCTGGGTGAGCTGGCCGACACCGTGTCGGATCTCGTCGACGAGCAACCCGGGCTTCCCGCCTGGCACGCGGCGCTCGCCTGGATCGCCGCCGCGAACGGCGACACAGCGACCGCCATCCGGGAGTTCGACCTCCTCGCCGCCGACGACTTCGCGATGCTGCCGCGTGACTTCACCTGGACCGCCGGCATGTATGCACTCGGAAAGGCCGTTGCCGGCGTCGGCGACCCCGTCCGTGCCCGGGTCGTCCTCCGCGCACTCGAACCCCATTCCGGCCTGATGAGCTGGTTCGGAACCGGCACCTACGGGCCGCTGGACCAGGTCGTCGGCGAGTGTGCCGCCACGGCGGGAGACACGGCGGCCGCGCGCCGACACCTCGGGAAGGCCGGTGAGATGGCGCAGGCCCTCGGCGCACCCCTCTTCGAGGCCGAGGCGACAGCCGCCCTCGCGCAACTCCCGGGCGACTGA
- the ppdK gene encoding pyruvate, phosphate dikinase, whose amino-acid sequence MTPTTFVHAFEEGGKEQKYLLGGKGANLAEMTKLGLPVPPGFTITTEACTAYMAADNTVPDGLMDEVVAALTALEAKMGKSLGDPDDPLLVSVRSGAPFSMPGMMDTVLNLGLNDVSVQGLAAQTGNERFAQDSYRRFVQMYAKIVLDVDGELFEDELHDLVESRGVTNDSDLSSDDLRGLVETFKGVVRDEAGMEFPQEPAEQLRHAIEAVFRSWNSKRAFDYRKMEGIADDLGTAVNVQAMVFGNKGDDSGTGVAFTRDPATGEARSYGDFLTNAQGEDVVAGIRITENLDDLGRHFPEAHDQLIEMMATLENHYRDMCDIEFTIEQGRLFLLQTRVGKRTAAAALRMAVEMVGEGLITEREGVMRIRPAQLDQLLHPQFDPGADFETLATGLNASPGAAVGKVYFTADDAESHAAAGEPTILVRPETSPDDLHGMIAAEGILTSRGGLVSHAAVVARGMGKPAICGADAVKIDTKAGEFRVGDTTVHEGDVISINGGTGEVVVGSVPVITPEPTGPFGTLLGWADRYRRLRVRTNADLPDDAARGREFGAEGIGLCRTEHMFLGDRLPLVQRFVLTENPAAEQAALDELAVLQRADFEGILEAMDGLPVTVRLLDPPLHEFLPDLEELIVAEATDSLDDQGAALLQAARSWHEANPMLGTRGVRLGIIKPGLYRMQTRALLEAAVARSKAGGNPIVEIMIPLSVNRAELALMRSWIEEEAAKVFADEGTSVDYMIGTMVETPRAAVVADDIAEEAEFFSFGTNDLTQMAFGFSRDDVEGRVMPAYLESKLLSVSPFESIDPQGVGGLVALAVEKGRATRPDLKLGICGEHGGDPSSVHFFHDVGLDYVSASPFRVPLARLAAAQAAIEEEDDAPRT is encoded by the coding sequence ATGACCCCGACCACGTTCGTGCACGCCTTCGAAGAGGGCGGCAAGGAGCAGAAGTACCTGCTCGGCGGCAAGGGCGCCAACCTCGCCGAGATGACCAAACTCGGGCTGCCCGTGCCCCCCGGGTTCACGATCACCACCGAGGCGTGCACCGCCTACATGGCGGCCGACAACACGGTGCCCGACGGCCTCATGGACGAAGTCGTCGCCGCGCTCACGGCCCTCGAAGCGAAGATGGGCAAGTCGCTCGGCGACCCGGACGACCCCCTGCTGGTGTCGGTCCGCTCGGGTGCCCCGTTCTCGATGCCCGGCATGATGGACACCGTCCTCAACCTCGGGCTCAACGACGTGTCGGTACAGGGCCTCGCCGCGCAGACCGGCAACGAGCGGTTCGCCCAGGACTCCTATCGCCGTTTCGTCCAGATGTACGCCAAGATCGTGCTCGACGTCGACGGTGAGCTCTTCGAGGACGAGCTCCACGACCTCGTCGAGAGCCGGGGCGTCACGAACGACTCCGACCTGTCGTCCGACGATCTCCGCGGGCTGGTCGAGACCTTCAAGGGTGTCGTGCGCGACGAGGCGGGCATGGAGTTCCCCCAGGAGCCCGCCGAGCAGCTCCGCCACGCCATCGAGGCGGTGTTCCGCTCGTGGAACTCGAAGCGGGCGTTCGACTACAGGAAGATGGAGGGGATCGCCGACGACCTGGGCACAGCGGTCAACGTTCAGGCGATGGTCTTCGGCAACAAGGGCGACGACTCGGGAACGGGCGTGGCGTTCACCCGCGACCCCGCCACCGGCGAGGCGCGCAGCTACGGCGACTTCCTCACCAACGCGCAGGGAGAAGACGTCGTCGCTGGCATCCGCATCACCGAGAACCTCGACGATCTCGGTCGGCACTTCCCCGAGGCGCACGACCAGCTCATCGAGATGATGGCCACGCTCGAGAACCACTACCGCGACATGTGCGACATCGAGTTCACGATCGAGCAGGGGCGCCTCTTCCTCCTCCAGACGCGCGTGGGGAAGCGTACGGCGGCGGCGGCGCTCCGGATGGCCGTCGAGATGGTCGGTGAGGGGCTCATCACCGAACGCGAGGGCGTGATGAGGATCAGGCCCGCACAGCTCGACCAGCTCCTCCACCCGCAGTTCGACCCAGGTGCCGACTTCGAGACGCTCGCGACGGGCCTCAACGCCTCGCCGGGGGCGGCCGTCGGGAAGGTGTACTTCACCGCCGACGACGCGGAGTCACACGCGGCGGCGGGCGAACCGACGATCCTGGTCCGTCCCGAGACGTCGCCCGACGACCTGCACGGCATGATCGCCGCCGAGGGGATCCTGACCTCCCGCGGTGGGCTCGTGAGCCACGCCGCCGTGGTCGCGCGTGGCATGGGAAAGCCCGCTATCTGCGGTGCCGACGCGGTGAAGATCGACACCAAGGCAGGTGAGTTCCGGGTCGGCGACACGACCGTGCACGAGGGCGACGTCATCTCGATCAACGGTGGCACCGGCGAGGTCGTCGTCGGATCGGTCCCCGTCATCACCCCGGAGCCGACGGGTCCGTTCGGCACGCTGCTGGGCTGGGCCGACCGGTACCGTCGCCTGAGGGTCCGCACGAACGCCGACCTCCCCGACGACGCGGCGCGGGGTCGTGAGTTCGGCGCCGAGGGCATCGGGCTGTGTCGGACCGAGCACATGTTCCTCGGCGACCGGCTACCCCTGGTGCAGCGCTTCGTGCTGACCGAGAACCCGGCCGCGGAGCAGGCGGCCCTCGACGAGCTCGCGGTGCTCCAGCGTGCCGACTTCGAGGGAATCCTCGAGGCGATGGACGGCCTACCCGTCACGGTGCGGCTCCTCGACCCGCCCCTGCACGAGTTCCTGCCCGACCTCGAGGAGCTCATCGTCGCCGAGGCCACCGACTCACTCGACGATCAGGGTGCCGCGCTTCTCCAGGCGGCACGGAGCTGGCACGAGGCGAACCCGATGCTCGGCACCCGAGGGGTCCGGCTCGGGATCATCAAGCCGGGTCTCTACAGGATGCAGACGCGAGCGCTCCTCGAGGCGGCCGTGGCCCGCTCGAAGGCCGGAGGAAACCCGATCGTCGAGATCATGATCCCGCTCTCGGTCAACAGGGCGGAGCTCGCGCTCATGCGGTCCTGGATCGAGGAGGAGGCGGCGAAGGTCTTCGCCGACGAAGGTACGTCGGTCGACTACATGATCGGCACGATGGTCGAGACCCCCCGCGCCGCGGTGGTCGCCGACGACATCGCCGAGGAGGCCGAGTTCTTCTCCTTCGGCACCAACGACCTCACGCAGATGGCCTTCGGGTTCTCGCGCGATGACGTCGAGGGCCGCGTCATGCCTGCCTATCTCGAGAGCAAGCTCCTGTCCGTGAGCCCGTTCGAGTCGATCGACCCCCAGGGTGTGGGCGGCCTCGTGGCGCTCGCCGTGGAGAAGGGCCGCGCGACGCGCCCCGACCTGAAGCTGGGGATCTGTGGCGAGCACGGTGGCGACCCGTCGTCGGTGCACTTCTTCCACGACGTCGGGCTCGACTACGTGTCGGCCTCGCCGTTTCGCGTGCCGCTCGCCCGCCTCGCCGCGGCGCAGGCCGCCATCGAGGAGGAGGACGACGCCCCGCGCACGTGA
- a CDS encoding tRNA-binding protein, producing the protein MDASPEPGGPRPTVDPASFFDLDIRVGTVVAVDEFPEARHPAWKLTVDFGAALGHRRTSARITNYTAEELLGRRVVGVCNIGSRRVAGFESEFLVLGAVRHDGEVRLLAPDEDVEPGTPVA; encoded by the coding sequence GTGGACGCATCTCCCGAGCCCGGGGGGCCCAGGCCCACGGTCGACCCTGCATCGTTCTTCGATCTCGACATCCGGGTGGGCACCGTCGTCGCTGTCGACGAGTTCCCCGAGGCCCGGCACCCGGCGTGGAAGCTCACGGTCGACTTCGGCGCTGCCCTCGGCCACCGGCGGACGAGCGCCCGGATCACGAACTACACGGCGGAGGAGCTGCTGGGCCGCCGGGTCGTGGGCGTGTGCAACATCGGAAGCCGCCGTGTCGCGGGCTTCGAGAGCGAGTTCCTGGTGCTCGGTGCGGTGCGACACGACGGCGAGGTACGGCTCCTGGCGCCCGACGAGGACGTCGAGCCCGGCACACCGGTCGCCTGA